One stretch of Balneola sp. MJW-20 DNA includes these proteins:
- a CDS encoding heme exporter protein CcmB, producing the protein MSWFRQTKSILRKDLQIEWRTRFAINMVIAFVVASLMLILFTIRADQLDPIPRSALVWIIILFASLSTLSRSFLTETDKRTYDLLKIYSAGKGSPVFSGKLINNYLFSLAVNIITFTLYLFLVNLSIVSWPAFLVILFLGTAGISGVSTLVAAIVSQADRKGAIFSILSIPLFVPMILLLTDLTKVAFVSAELSTETQSLWALVGFVGVMVTAGSILFDYIWEE; encoded by the coding sequence ATGAGTTGGTTCAGGCAAACAAAATCCATACTACGAAAGGATCTGCAGATCGAATGGCGTACCCGCTTTGCCATAAATATGGTGATCGCCTTTGTAGTGGCTTCTTTAATGCTGATCCTTTTTACGATAAGAGCAGATCAGCTGGATCCGATCCCCAGAAGTGCACTGGTATGGATCATAATATTATTCGCTTCTTTGTCGACACTCAGCAGAAGCTTTCTTACTGAAACAGATAAAAGAACTTATGATCTGCTGAAGATCTACTCGGCGGGTAAGGGTTCTCCAGTATTTAGCGGAAAACTGATCAATAATTATCTTTTTTCACTTGCCGTCAATATTATAACATTTACCTTATACCTTTTCCTGGTTAACCTGAGCATTGTATCATGGCCGGCCTTTCTGGTGATCCTGTTTTTAGGTACGGCTGGAATCAGCGGAGTTTCCACGCTGGTAGCTGCTATAGTTTCACAGGCAGACCGTAAGGGTGCTATTTTCTCAATATTGAGCATACCCCTCTTCGTACCTATGATCCTACTGCTTACGGATCTTACAAAGGTGGCTTTCGTATCCGCTGAGCTAAGTACTGAAACACAGAGCTTATGGGCACTGGTAGGGTTTGTCGGGGTAATGGTTACGGCAGGAAGTATATTATTTGACTACATCTGGGAGGAATAA
- the rnr gene encoding ribonuclease R, translating to MSKNKRLSSFEEIILDLIKSSPNNEMTIGQLASVLSIENKKDQKRLDKSINRLQNKRILHRHGNKISINRSSGNADSGLLEGRIHINNRGTGYVMVEGREDDIMISSKDLGMALPDDIVKVKITGSNKRNGKARGKLVEIVERGKEYYVGTLKQVGKKNFIIESDPKSAQVDFFVLPENLGKAKENDKVLFSLENWVHQKALPEAKILSILGQSGSNDANVLSILAENDMIADFPPDVDKQADRIPTDIPQAEIDRRRDLRDEMIFTIDPVDAKDFDDALSIKILDNGNYYLGVHIADVTHYVQPKTVLDQEAYKRGTSVYLVDRVIPMLPEVLSNGVCSLRPHEDKLTYSCFMEIDPDGNLVDYSIEETIIHSKQRFTYEEAQQIIDGSNHKLSDKIHEAYALAQVLMHKRFREGAIDFDTPEPRFVLDDNGDPIKVIVKERLFAHRLIEECMLMANRTVAQHVEKLRQKSGEKRSKDLYPFFYRIHDKPDEEKLMGIAEQVKPIGIEFNLNGKITPKKINDLLKKVDGTSLEYIVNGLMLRSMAKAEYSPNNIGHFGLGFKHYAHFTSPIRRYPDVIVHRLLKGYNQGSAAYTHKTLVKDGEHCSERERVAVDAERDSVKLKQVEFLSSRIGEEFDGTISGVTENGIFVNLKDIYCEGMIRVSDLKNDYYVYDQKSHSLVGRKSGRKYQLGNDIRVKVKSTNMQKRQIDFTLSKS from the coding sequence ATGAGTAAAAATAAAAGGTTAAGTAGTTTTGAAGAGATCATTTTGGATCTCATAAAGTCGAGCCCAAATAATGAAATGACCATAGGTCAGCTCGCAAGTGTATTAAGCATAGAGAATAAAAAAGATCAAAAGAGACTGGACAAGTCTATAAATCGTCTGCAGAATAAAAGAATTTTACACCGCCACGGTAATAAGATCTCGATCAATAGATCTTCAGGTAACGCAGATTCCGGTTTACTGGAAGGACGTATTCATATTAATAACCGGGGAACCGGATATGTAATGGTCGAGGGCAGAGAGGACGATATTATGATATCCTCCAAGGATCTTGGAATGGCTCTCCCGGACGATATCGTAAAAGTGAAGATAACGGGCTCAAATAAAAGAAACGGTAAAGCCAGAGGGAAACTGGTAGAGATCGTTGAAAGAGGAAAAGAGTATTATGTCGGAACGCTTAAACAGGTAGGAAAAAAGAATTTCATTATAGAATCTGATCCAAAATCTGCACAGGTCGACTTTTTTGTATTACCTGAAAATCTGGGTAAAGCCAAGGAAAACGATAAAGTACTTTTCAGTCTGGAAAACTGGGTTCATCAGAAAGCCCTTCCGGAGGCAAAGATTCTCTCTATTCTTGGTCAGTCCGGATCTAATGACGCTAACGTACTTTCTATCCTTGCTGAAAATGATATGATCGCAGACTTTCCGCCTGATGTGGATAAACAGGCGGACCGTATTCCTACCGACATCCCCCAGGCGGAGATCGACAGGAGAAGAGATCTTAGGGATGAAATGATCTTTACCATTGATCCGGTCGATGCTAAAGATTTTGATGATGCACTGAGTATCAAAATTCTGGATAACGGAAATTATTACCTCGGCGTCCATATTGCTGATGTCACTCATTATGTGCAGCCTAAAACTGTTTTGGATCAGGAAGCCTATAAAAGAGGGACCAGTGTTTACCTGGTCGATCGGGTAATTCCTATGCTTCCTGAAGTGTTGAGTAACGGTGTATGTTCTTTACGGCCGCATGAAGATAAACTGACTTACAGTTGTTTTATGGAGATCGATCCCGATGGAAATCTGGTGGATTACAGTATCGAGGAGACGATCATACACTCCAAGCAGCGATTTACTTACGAAGAAGCGCAACAGATCATAGACGGTTCAAATCATAAACTGAGTGATAAGATCCATGAAGCATATGCACTGGCCCAGGTTTTAATGCATAAAAGGTTTCGTGAGGGAGCGATCGATTTTGACACTCCTGAGCCGCGATTCGTTTTAGACGATAATGGAGATCCGATTAAGGTGATCGTAAAAGAACGGTTGTTTGCTCACAGACTCATTGAAGAGTGTATGTTGATGGCAAACCGGACCGTAGCGCAGCATGTAGAAAAATTACGCCAGAAATCCGGTGAGAAGAGATCAAAAGATCTGTATCCTTTCTTTTACAGGATACATGACAAGCCGGACGAAGAGAAACTGATGGGCATAGCAGAACAGGTTAAGCCAATAGGTATTGAGTTTAATCTGAATGGGAAAATCACTCCTAAAAAGATCAATGACCTTCTTAAAAAGGTGGATGGTACCAGCCTCGAATATATCGTAAACGGTCTAATGCTTAGATCCATGGCCAAAGCAGAATATTCTCCAAACAATATCGGTCACTTCGGCCTGGGCTTTAAACATTACGCACACTTTACAAGTCCGATCCGTCGTTACCCTGACGTTATTGTCCACCGATTACTCAAAGGGTATAACCAGGGAAGTGCTGCATATACTCATAAGACACTGGTAAAGGACGGAGAACACTGCAGTGAAAGAGAACGAGTAGCGGTAGACGCGGAACGTGATTCCGTAAAACTGAAGCAGGTTGAATTTCTCAGTTCAAGGATTGGAGAGGAATTTGACGGTACTATAAGTGGAGTTACAGAAAATGGAATTTTTGTGAACCTTAAAGACATTTACTGTGAAGGAATGATCAGAGTCAGTGATCTGAAAAATGATTACTACGTATATGATCAAAAGAGTCATTCCCTCGTTGGCCGTAAAAGTGGACGAAAGTATCAGCTTGGAAATGACATCAGAGTTAAAGTGAAAAGCACCAACATGCAGAAAAGACAGATCGACTTTACCCTGTCTAAGAGCTAA
- a CDS encoding type IX secretion system plug protein domain-containing protein — translation MSLKEVFSFKPALLVCVCCVFISCSGKVGESLKLKPVPVQNNESRLLVAPQLSAPNSIKSIQLYRGDNKGNPPVLRLNSNEKLVLEFDELTNLSGQFRINFIHYGPDWKRSNIPEEWYLSGINELIFGSGTINKNSNPNYVHYRTTFPNRQVSFMVSGNYMLLVSDFSSGTPLFSMPFYVTENEGELVSSIETIFNAGRNNAALDQPFSEYFYPAFVIYPQFDLRYYFVQNRFWGDAKQTSTFDISEEGRSRFYLKRENAYPANFDFLGLNIRELGITGPEIMDWQPGKVPPLLILRDDFLNFSADPVPRWRSSFGEPVGDRNARYSNVKFRFNDRGELNNDPEIYLIGDFNQWNPDENNRMVYDQNLGVWESTQLIKQGLYTYKYVVKENGQLDELRLGDSISRVRQEYTSFVYFLDPDYQYYRLLQVQTFYSD, via the coding sequence TTGTCTTTAAAGGAAGTATTCAGCTTTAAACCGGCTCTGCTTGTTTGTGTTTGTTGTGTTTTCATCTCCTGCTCCGGTAAAGTAGGCGAATCTCTAAAGCTCAAACCGGTTCCGGTGCAAAATAATGAGAGCAGGTTACTTGTAGCACCTCAGCTCTCAGCCCCCAATTCGATCAAGAGTATTCAGCTTTACAGGGGCGATAATAAAGGTAACCCGCCCGTTCTACGACTGAACAGTAATGAGAAATTAGTTCTCGAATTCGATGAGCTTACCAATTTAAGCGGGCAATTCAGGATCAACTTCATTCACTATGGTCCCGACTGGAAAAGGAGTAATATTCCCGAGGAATGGTACCTTTCGGGGATAAATGAACTGATCTTCGGCTCCGGGACTATAAACAAGAATTCGAATCCTAATTATGTGCATTACCGCACTACATTCCCAAACCGACAGGTCTCTTTTATGGTTAGTGGAAATTATATGCTGCTGGTCAGTGACTTCAGTTCCGGCACTCCCCTCTTTTCCATGCCTTTTTATGTTACTGAAAATGAAGGAGAACTCGTTTCGAGCATCGAAACAATTTTTAATGCAGGGAGAAATAATGCTGCATTGGATCAGCCTTTTTCAGAGTACTTTTACCCGGCATTTGTGATCTATCCTCAGTTCGACCTGAGATATTACTTTGTGCAAAATCGATTCTGGGGCGATGCAAAACAAACCAGTACCTTTGATATCAGTGAAGAAGGTCGAAGCCGGTTTTACCTTAAAAGAGAGAACGCATACCCCGCAAATTTTGACTTCCTCGGACTGAATATTAGGGAACTGGGAATTACCGGTCCGGAAATTATGGACTGGCAACCGGGTAAAGTACCTCCTCTACTGATACTCAGGGATGATTTTCTGAATTTTAGTGCTGACCCCGTACCACGATGGAGATCCTCTTTTGGAGAGCCTGTCGGCGACAGGAATGCACGATACAGTAATGTAAAATTCAGGTTCAATGATCGGGGAGAACTTAATAATGACCCGGAGATCTATCTGATTGGTGATTTCAATCAATGGAATCCGGATGAAAATAACCGGATGGTCTATGATCAGAATCTGGGAGTATGGGAAAGTACCCAGCTGATCAAACAAGGACTCTACACGTACAAGTATGTTGTTAAGGAAAACGGGCAGCTGGATGAACTCCGCTTAGGAGACAGTATCAGCAGAGTGCGTCAGGAGTATACGTCCTTCGTATACTTTCTGGACCCTGACTATCAATACTACCGGTTACTTCAGGTACAGACCTTTTACTCGGATTGA
- a CDS encoding ATP-binding protein, with protein sequence MNISFGDQRLVGQQRAREQIKRIYGSDRISHAYLISGPKGAGKTPFALAFAELINGISNLTDLGEHRSSKKSSWFSHPDIHVFIPKPTSAGMSEIRERLELLSDDPYEIIDFSSRPSLSDDSSKNLQAFYPIDYFRDDIRPIAKLKPNEGKRVIIIMTRVETMRKETANAFLKLLEEPNDRLMFILTTESYESLLPTIVSRCQHIPLGMLSEDDVRTGLMKNESLSEDEASYLARVSGGNYAMTRFFDLEKLKDNREGIVEFLRASYSQDASALSKMIQDWQSDNNIEGMVSLTNLIEMYLRDLMVFRTTENRSLITNIDQAESIAKFTRALGDARLEDMIDELEESRTLLRQNVNPKLVFIVLSLRYSALMRGMDPVISNANNWQHLPAFVS encoded by the coding sequence TTGAATATATCATTTGGTGACCAGCGACTGGTAGGGCAGCAGAGAGCCCGTGAACAGATCAAGAGGATCTATGGGTCTGATCGTATCAGCCATGCCTATCTGATATCAGGCCCTAAAGGAGCAGGCAAAACACCTTTTGCCCTGGCCTTTGCGGAACTCATCAACGGAATTTCGAACCTTACTGATCTCGGAGAGCATCGTTCTTCCAAAAAATCTTCCTGGTTCAGTCATCCGGATATACACGTTTTTATCCCGAAACCGACATCCGCAGGAATGTCTGAGATTCGTGAGCGTCTTGAACTGCTTTCTGATGACCCCTATGAGATCATCGATTTTTCAAGCAGACCTTCATTGAGCGACGATTCTTCTAAGAATCTTCAAGCATTTTATCCTATAGATTACTTCAGAGATGACATTCGGCCGATTGCAAAACTGAAACCTAATGAAGGTAAGCGGGTGATCATTATAATGACCCGGGTGGAAACCATGCGAAAGGAAACAGCTAATGCTTTTCTGAAATTACTGGAAGAACCCAACGATCGCCTCATGTTCATTCTTACTACTGAAAGTTACGAAAGCCTGCTGCCAACGATCGTTTCAAGATGTCAGCATATACCGCTTGGTATGCTTTCTGAAGATGATGTAAGAACCGGTCTTATGAAAAATGAGTCATTGTCAGAAGACGAAGCCTCCTACCTGGCACGGGTTTCCGGTGGTAATTATGCCATGACACGATTTTTCGATCTGGAAAAACTGAAAGATAACAGAGAGGGTATTGTTGAGTTTCTGAGGGCTTCATACAGCCAGGATGCTTCAGCCCTTTCTAAAATGATTCAGGACTGGCAAAGTGATAATAATATTGAAGGAATGGTCTCTCTTACCAACCTGATAGAAATGTATCTGAGGGACCTGATGGTATTCAGAACCACTGAAAACCGTTCTCTGATCACCAACATCGATCAGGCAGAATCCATCGCGAAATTCACCAGGGCGCTGGGGGATGCAAGACTGGAAGATATGATAGACGAACTGGAAGAGAGCCGCACCCTTCTCAGACAGAATGTGAATCCAAAACTCGTATTCATTGTACTTTCTTTGAGATATTCAGCACTTATGAGAGGAATGGATCCTGTAATATCCAATGCTAATAACTGGCAACATTTACCTGCTTTTGTATCATGA
- a CDS encoding peptidase MA family metallohydrolase, producing MMKRILLGIALAGLLIWPEVQAQYYSFGKNRVQYEDFEWRFIQSTHFDVYYYGDKNYKLAEFAAKSVESAYRQLSEDFDHEISARIPLIIYDSHNDFSQTNVVALPIEAEGIGGVTDKFKNRMTVPFDGDYKDFRRTLHHELVHAVFNDMFYGGSVQSIIRNNINLVFPLWFEEGLAEYMALGWDSNTDMYIRDAVINNYLPPLNRLSGYYAYRGGQSFWNFVVENYGREKISEILQRIKNTRNVGLGLTQSLGLEGQDLSDEWMEYLKKRYYPEVAVRESNGDVGTQLTERAKFGTYNTSPSISPQGDKVAFITNKRSYFDIVVISTINSEKLKTLIKGQDNPEFEELNILNPNLTWSPDGSKVAASSKSQGKDELAIIDYRSGKVDKFRFPQLDAIGSVAWSPDGKKIAFDGNVGPYQDIFLYDIDSRELTNLTKDFFSDMNPAWGSNSQEIYFNSYRGDRTQLGRYNLNHDLLLDRSMYQSDLYKIRIGENNAVRLTKTNNWNEWSPKTTGDGRMVYISDLNGIQNIYELNLQTLTSTPLTNFLTGVSQISISNDGSRLAYNSINEGYLDIFLMRSPFNRAKQELPSLNYWAKRRAQETQEQRVPAIAYADQMFRDGLKIKEEARAVEEVVEQEQRQDDSENIDFRNYVFADDVIADTTIEIKDENTFEPEDNYTNDGRYQPRDYRLAFSTDISYNPTFVASTYGSAASTQFIISDLLGDHQLAFGTNFVLDLRNSDYTIQYAYLKNRMNYIFNFFHTANRFQTFSGEILRFRTYGLTTNFQYPINKFKRIDFGVAMIGVARDYSIVPDGNRFFIGGGPFLGQNVAAFDDQRALFLYPEVTFTDDKTLPGFITPAGGSRYSVGISGSPGVGNQAPTFISALGDFRKYFNLGYQYTFALRYSGGVSLGGDSQNYFMGGRLGWINRRFSENELSFDQLVDNFFSVPALPLRGYAYNAIYGDRFSLINAEFRFPFFAAVIPGALPIIPLYNLTGVAFLDVGTAWGRDIRYGLQDANGNQIINDSGLDFKVAKPEDGFYQIQTQNGAITASDTYLDGDILIGGGFGIRTILFGLPFRYDVGWPYERSGFGGNPIHYFSIGIDF from the coding sequence ATGATGAAACGCATTTTATTAGGTATCGCACTCGCAGGGCTACTTATCTGGCCGGAAGTTCAGGCCCAGTATTATTCTTTCGGAAAGAACCGGGTTCAATACGAAGACTTTGAATGGCGTTTTATTCAGTCCACGCATTTCGATGTATACTATTATGGCGACAAGAATTATAAACTGGCGGAATTTGCAGCAAAAAGCGTTGAATCGGCATACCGTCAGCTTTCTGAAGACTTTGATCATGAAATATCAGCACGTATCCCGCTGATCATTTATGATTCCCATAATGACTTTTCTCAGACCAATGTGGTAGCCCTCCCTATAGAAGCAGAGGGCATCGGTGGAGTGACTGATAAATTTAAAAACCGCATGACCGTACCCTTTGACGGAGATTACAAAGATTTCAGAAGGACTTTACATCATGAGCTGGTTCATGCGGTGTTTAATGATATGTTTTACGGTGGAAGTGTACAGTCCATTATAAGAAATAACATTAACCTGGTCTTCCCGCTTTGGTTTGAAGAAGGTCTTGCCGAGTATATGGCTCTGGGCTGGGACTCTAATACGGATATGTACATTCGGGATGCTGTGATCAACAATTACCTTCCACCATTGAACCGCCTCAGCGGTTATTATGCCTACCGGGGCGGCCAGTCTTTCTGGAATTTTGTAGTGGAAAACTACGGCCGTGAAAAGATCAGTGAGATCCTTCAGCGAATTAAAAATACACGAAATGTCGGTTTAGGGTTAACTCAGTCGCTTGGACTGGAAGGGCAGGATCTGTCTGATGAATGGATGGAGTACCTTAAGAAAAGATATTATCCGGAAGTTGCGGTCAGGGAGAGTAACGGTGATGTAGGAACTCAACTCACCGAACGGGCGAAATTCGGAACATACAATACGAGTCCGTCCATTTCTCCACAGGGTGATAAAGTTGCTTTTATTACCAACAAGAGAAGCTATTTCGATATAGTAGTGATCAGTACCATCAACAGTGAAAAACTAAAGACACTGATAAAGGGACAGGATAATCCTGAGTTTGAAGAACTTAACATCCTGAATCCGAACCTGACCTGGTCACCCGATGGGTCTAAAGTAGCTGCCTCATCAAAGTCTCAAGGCAAAGATGAGCTGGCTATCATTGATTACCGGAGTGGCAAAGTGGATAAATTCCGTTTCCCTCAGCTTGATGCGATTGGTTCAGTGGCCTGGTCACCAGACGGCAAGAAAATTGCTTTTGACGGGAATGTCGGTCCCTATCAGGATATCTTCTTATATGATATTGATAGCCGTGAACTTACGAATCTTACAAAGGATTTCTTTTCAGATATGAATCCGGCCTGGGGCAGTAATTCACAGGAGATTTATTTTAATTCGTACAGAGGTGACCGAACCCAGCTGGGTCGATACAATCTGAATCATGATCTGTTACTGGACCGAAGCATGTACCAGAGCGATCTTTACAAGATCAGAATTGGAGAAAACAATGCGGTCAGGCTCACAAAAACCAATAACTGGAATGAGTGGTCACCCAAGACGACGGGTGACGGCAGAATGGTTTATATATCGGATCTGAATGGAATTCAGAATATATATGAACTCAACTTACAGACCCTGACTTCAACACCCCTGACCAATTTCCTGACCGGTGTTTCACAGATCTCAATCAGTAATGACGGGTCCAGGCTGGCTTACAATTCAATTAACGAAGGTTATCTGGATATCTTCCTAATGCGATCACCCTTCAACCGTGCAAAGCAGGAACTTCCTTCACTTAACTACTGGGCTAAAAGAAGAGCGCAGGAAACACAGGAACAAAGAGTTCCGGCTATTGCTTATGCTGATCAAATGTTCAGAGACGGTCTTAAGATAAAAGAAGAAGCCCGGGCCGTAGAGGAAGTAGTCGAGCAGGAGCAGCGTCAGGATGATTCAGAGAATATTGATTTCAGAAATTATGTATTTGCCGATGACGTGATCGCAGATACAACCATTGAGATCAAAGATGAGAATACATTTGAGCCCGAAGATAATTATACAAATGATGGCCGGTATCAGCCAAGAGACTACAGGCTGGCTTTTTCAACCGATATTTCCTACAACCCTACTTTTGTAGCCTCCACCTACGGATCAGCAGCATCTACCCAGTTTATAATCAGTGACCTTCTGGGAGATCATCAGCTGGCATTCGGGACTAATTTTGTGCTGGACCTCAGAAACAGTGATTATACCATTCAGTATGCTTACCTCAAGAACCGAATGAATTATATATTCAACTTCTTCCATACGGCTAATCGTTTTCAAACCTTTTCAGGTGAGATACTGAGATTCCGGACTTACGGGCTGACCACCAATTTCCAGTATCCAATCAATAAATTTAAAAGAATTGATTTTGGGGTGGCAATGATCGGTGTGGCCAGAGATTATAGCATTGTACCCGATGGTAACCGGTTCTTTATAGGAGGAGGCCCGTTTTTGGGGCAGAATGTAGCAGCTTTTGATGATCAAAGAGCACTATTCCTGTATCCTGAAGTAACTTTCACTGATGATAAGACACTGCCCGGATTCATTACACCTGCGGGAGGCTCTCGCTATTCAGTTGGGATCTCAGGAAGTCCGGGAGTAGGAAACCAGGCTCCGACTTTTATTTCAGCATTGGGTGACTTCAGAAAGTATTTCAATCTGGGTTATCAGTATACCTTTGCATTAAGATACTCCGGTGGAGTTTCACTGGGAGGTGACTCACAAAATTACTTTATGGGTGGTCGCTTAGGCTGGATCAACCGCAGATTCAGCGAAAATGAACTTTCATTTGATCAATTAGTCGATAACTTCTTCTCGGTTCCGGCATTACCTCTTCGTGGTTACGCTTATAATGCCATTTACGGAGATCGTTTTAGCCTGATCAATGCTGAATTCCGATTCCCGTTCTTCGCAGCAGTTATACCGGGTGCCTTACCGATCATTCCGCTTTATAATCTGACGGGAGTGGCCTTCCTGGATGTGGGTACAGCATGGGGGCGTGATATCCGATATGGACTCCAGGATGCAAACGGAAATCAGATCATCAATGATTCCGGTCTTGACTTTAAAGTTGCGAAACCAGAAGATGGGTTTTACCAGATCCAGACACAAAACGGTGCGATAACGGCTAGTGATACTTATCTGGATGGGGATATTCTGATCGGAGGTGGATTCGGTATTAGGACCATATTGTTTGGTCTTCCATTCCGCTATGACGTAGGCTGGCCTTATGAAAGAAGCGGATTCGGAGGAAACCCGATTCATTATTTCTCCATCGGAATTGATTTTTGA
- the dapF gene encoding diaminopimelate epimerase: MTKTLKFSKMEGAGNDFVVIDNREYRLSMNEIIDLAPCLCNRRFGIGADGLLVLQENEDPDLDFTMIYRNADGSDAGMCGNGARCLCMYAHHHGFPSNLTFNVHDNIYTAEVRKSEVCIRFPVTVKTQELEINDRPLIKADAATEHLVCMVPESDLEKEDELVRTGRSIRNHELVLPEGSNVNFVSVTGRHSLKLQTYERGVEDLTLACGTGSLAASIAAHHDSQSDETDPVYEVQVKGGKLNAGFHFDADTRTYAKLTLTGPAHFVFKGSIQL, encoded by the coding sequence ATGACTAAAACACTGAAATTCTCAAAAATGGAAGGTGCCGGAAATGACTTCGTGGTCATAGATAACCGGGAATACCGTCTTAGTATGAATGAGATCATAGACCTGGCTCCTTGTCTTTGCAATCGTCGCTTTGGAATTGGTGCAGATGGTTTACTAGTGCTTCAGGAAAATGAAGATCCGGATCTTGATTTTACTATGATCTACCGGAATGCAGATGGCTCAGATGCCGGGATGTGTGGAAACGGGGCTCGCTGTCTTTGCATGTATGCCCATCACCATGGATTCCCTTCAAATCTCACATTCAATGTGCATGACAACATTTATACTGCAGAGGTTCGTAAAAGTGAGGTTTGTATCAGGTTCCCGGTTACGGTAAAGACCCAAGAACTCGAAATAAATGACCGGCCGCTTATCAAAGCAGATGCAGCCACTGAACATCTTGTTTGTATGGTACCTGAATCTGACCTGGAAAAGGAAGATGAACTTGTAAGAACGGGAAGAAGCATCCGCAATCATGAACTGGTGCTTCCTGAAGGGAGCAACGTGAATTTTGTCAGCGTAACCGGCAGGCATTCTCTCAAGCTTCAAACCTATGAAAGAGGTGTGGAAGACCTTACTCTTGCCTGCGGTACAGGATCTCTGGCAGCATCTATTGCAGCGCATCACGACAGCCAATCTGACGAGACTGATCCGGTCTATGAAGTTCAGGTGAAAGGTGGAAAACTAAACGCCGGTTTCCATTTTGATGCAGATACACGTACTTATGCTAAACTAACTCTAACGGGGCCTGCTCATTTTGTCTTTAAAGGAAGTATTCAGCTTTAA
- a CDS encoding PTS sugar transporter subunit IIA, with translation MNLFSLLDSETILPQFEVSSKKELINALVDTLANKTDSDEELEEIRRAVLEREKVMSTGVGKGLAIPHGKTTAVDNNLGAFALLKEPLNFDSIDGQPVKIVFLLVSPQSNNSMHIKLLSRISRLMNSGTFREKIQNCETENEIRNAFQEEEEKYFVNL, from the coding sequence ATGAATCTATTTTCGCTGCTTGATTCGGAAACCATATTGCCACAATTCGAAGTGTCTTCAAAAAAAGAGCTTATAAATGCACTTGTGGATACATTGGCAAATAAGACTGATTCGGATGAGGAATTAGAAGAGATAAGAAGAGCAGTTCTTGAGAGGGAGAAAGTAATGTCTACGGGAGTTGGTAAGGGTCTTGCCATTCCACACGGTAAAACAACTGCAGTCGATAATAATCTTGGAGCCTTTGCATTATTAAAGGAGCCGCTGAACTTTGATTCAATAGACGGTCAACCGGTGAAGATCGTATTCTTGCTGGTCAGTCCTCAATCAAATAACAGCATGCATATTAAATTGCTGAGCAGGATATCAAGGTTAATGAACAGTGGAACATTCAGAGAGAAGATACAGAATTGTGAAACTGAGAATGAGATCCGCAATGCCTTTCAGGAAGAAGAAGAAAAATATTTTGTGAATCTATGA